A single genomic interval of Zunongwangia sp. HGR-M22 harbors:
- a CDS encoding RagB/SusD family nutrient uptake outer membrane protein, producing MKFNIKNIKLFLSLGVVFCLSGCDDYLDIPAPSDAFYEENTFVNDATTATTINGVLAQLSVNYPFTNLSLYTGLYTDEFTLNVNNALTYQRYYNNDLNSNNAPSAWSDFYPIVYRVNAIMEGINTTNETLSNKDQYLGEAYFLRGLCFYYLTTLYGDIALPTTSDYQVNNKLSRAPQQEAFQQIIADLEMAESLLSENYVTSDGLETSSQARPNKTAAQALLARVLLYNQDWEKALEKSEAVINGTQQSLVGLNQVFKTDSEAMIWELMPNNNPDSYMRYVPDYNIYFGWNYGFSSIEIEFANAPVYLSESQLSVFEEGDQRFENWVSPVELNDSTTYYLPYKYQTQTAGEEASAILRIAEQYLIIAEANAELGNLGEAVAKINAVRNRADLPAINPTSKEEILAAILKERRAEFFGEGSFRFLDLKRTNKLDVIMNQAVQQKTEFGEATWESYKQFWPISYSEINANPNLEQTPGY from the coding sequence ATGAAATTTAATATAAAAAATATAAAACTATTTTTAAGCTTAGGTGTAGTCTTTTGCTTATCTGGTTGTGACGATTATTTGGATATTCCCGCACCTTCAGATGCCTTTTACGAAGAAAATACTTTTGTTAACGATGCAACTACTGCTACGACAATTAATGGTGTTTTAGCGCAGCTTTCAGTAAATTATCCCTTCACTAATTTATCGCTGTATACCGGCCTTTATACAGATGAGTTTACGCTTAATGTGAATAATGCGCTTACATATCAGCGATATTATAATAATGATTTAAACAGTAACAACGCGCCATCGGCATGGTCTGATTTTTATCCTATAGTATATCGTGTAAACGCGATAATGGAAGGAATCAATACCACAAATGAGACGCTTAGTAACAAAGACCAATACTTAGGCGAAGCTTACTTTTTAAGAGGTTTATGTTTTTATTATTTAACTACATTATATGGCGATATAGCGCTGCCAACCACTTCAGATTACCAAGTAAATAATAAATTGTCGCGAGCACCACAGCAAGAAGCTTTTCAACAAATCATAGCCGATTTAGAAATGGCAGAATCGCTGCTATCAGAAAATTATGTAACTAGTGATGGATTAGAAACTTCATCTCAGGCAAGGCCTAATAAAACTGCAGCGCAAGCTTTGCTAGCGCGAGTACTTTTATATAACCAAGATTGGGAAAAAGCGCTAGAAAAATCGGAAGCAGTTATAAATGGTACACAACAAAGTTTGGTAGGTTTAAATCAGGTTTTTAAAACAGATAGTGAAGCGATGATCTGGGAGTTAATGCCAAATAATAATCCAGATTCTTATATGAGGTATGTGCCAGATTATAATATCTATTTTGGATGGAATTATGGTTTTAGTTCGATTGAAATCGAATTTGCTAATGCACCGGTATATTTAAGCGAAAGTCAATTGTCTGTTTTCGAAGAAGGAGATCAGCGTTTTGAAAACTGGGTTTCCCCGGTAGAACTGAATGATAGTACTACCTATTATTTGCCTTATAAATATCAAACACAAACCGCAGGAGAGGAGGCTTCGGCTATATTGCGTATAGCCGAGCAATACTTAATTATTGCGGAAGCCAATGCGGAATTGGGTAATCTAGGCGAAGCCGTTGCAAAAATTAATGCGGTGCGTAATCGCGCAGATTTACCTGCAATTAACCCAACTTCTAAAGAAGAAATATTGGCCGCTATTTTAAAAGAACGTAGAGCTGAATTTTTTGGTGAAGGGAGTTTCCGATTTTTGGATTTAAAAAGAACAAACAAGCTTGATGTAATTATGAATCAAGCCGTGCAACAAAAAACTGAATTTGGAGAAGCAACCTGGGAAAGTTATAAGCAATTTTGGCCAATTTCGTATAGCGAAATAAATGCAAATCCAAACTTAGAGCAAACCCCGGGATATTAA
- a CDS encoding SusC/RagA family TonB-linked outer membrane protein yields the protein MKKNSIAEGLRLLWAKFNDSLKIGLITLLFALFSMQTYASSQSIKISLEENQISLKKLFNKIEKITDYSFLYHVGDIDLSQKVDIKANEVALEDVLKQVLTKTNIDFQLNDKQIILKQKEEKEIPGTLEQPKRKAQQQSIVNGTIRDLSLEPLMGVTVRIKDKNRGVITNEKGEFSIRVSIGETLVFTYIGFENISREISNYEPLDIVMEEAVNGLDAVQVTAYGKTSKRLTTGNIVTITGEEIEKSPVTNVLEAVQGKIPGVFIQQTNGQPGSPVSIQMRGQNSISSVTDLDPLVVIDGVRYPYGNLPTASGTGALVGGNALNFIDPNNIETINFLKDADATAIYGSKGSNGVIVITTKKGRLGTQQISFSSRNGVSFRGKSPDLLNTQDYLNLRREAIENTGQSVGFGDWDLNGTWNTDNETDWTDYFLDGAAFTSVNNLSYSGGTDRISYLVRANYNSQENIQNANGNNQTGGIHFNLNVNSENRKFNLGLTGTYNTTKNTVVPFNNSYLLYAPNAPELYNEDGTLNWTTYDDANVARNPASIYELIHENKTDNLISNIDLKYIPVKGLEINTMVGINILSSNEIYVKPDTYYSPNSWEVNSSELSVSKLRTLTVEPNISYNTSLGDFGEITAKVGATIIDGLREKNDVLGTDLLNKEVARNPTMANADNITTNYTSLTERYIGGFGILNYNLGNKYLVNFNIRRDGSTKFGSGNRFGTFWSLGAGWIISEENWFKDSFDFVSFAKLRGSYGTSGIDGINNYQYKTTYFSSFSYNSNRGFLASGPADPYLHWEETRKAELAVNLEFLEGRISVTESYYDNKSSDQLVRFPLSIVTGVNFLTKNTPAEVRNWGHEITLNTQNIVSENFKWSTSFNISLPKNKLVSYPKDMTLTDPNLKIGKSVNGKRLYNYQGVNPETGNYNFWKDLNGDGVITDDEVGEWESGTVLDYNQDRTEFLDLNPKFFGGFQNNFSYKNFNLSVLFSFTKRKALNFIGSQTDQPGTFNTNIAKDIYDARWQQPGDITDVAKPRAGYMGYTNFANFKNSTGAYSDATYARLQNVNLSYNFPSEFTDKINFKNISVYLQGQNLLTISNYDGYDPETLAAGTAPLRTIVFGLNFTL from the coding sequence ATGAAAAAAAACTCTATTGCAGAAGGGCTCAGGTTGTTATGGGCTAAATTTAACGACAGTTTAAAAATAGGTTTAATAACCTTATTGTTTGCACTATTTAGTATGCAAACCTACGCATCCTCTCAATCTATTAAAATTTCTTTGGAGGAAAATCAAATAAGCTTAAAAAAGCTTTTTAATAAAATCGAGAAAATTACAGATTATTCTTTCTTATATCATGTAGGGGATATCGATTTGTCCCAAAAAGTAGATATAAAAGCAAATGAGGTTGCCCTGGAAGATGTTTTAAAACAAGTGCTTACAAAGACAAATATTGATTTTCAATTAAACGATAAGCAAATAATTTTAAAGCAAAAAGAAGAAAAAGAAATACCCGGTACATTAGAGCAGCCTAAAAGAAAAGCGCAGCAACAGAGCATTGTTAATGGTACGATTAGAGACCTTAGCTTAGAACCTCTAATGGGTGTTACAGTAAGAATAAAAGATAAAAATCGTGGTGTTATAACCAATGAAAAAGGAGAATTCTCCATAAGAGTAAGTATAGGAGAAACATTAGTGTTTACCTATATAGGTTTTGAGAATATTAGTCGGGAAATTAGTAATTATGAGCCTTTAGACATTGTGATGGAGGAAGCTGTAAATGGCTTAGATGCTGTACAGGTAACCGCTTATGGTAAAACTTCTAAAAGATTAACTACCGGGAATATTGTAACCATTACCGGGGAAGAAATTGAGAAAAGTCCGGTAACGAATGTTTTAGAAGCAGTTCAGGGAAAAATACCGGGTGTATTTATACAGCAAACAAATGGACAGCCAGGTTCTCCTGTAAGTATCCAAATGAGAGGACAAAATTCGATTAGTTCTGTAACTGATTTAGATCCATTGGTAGTTATCGATGGGGTAAGATATCCTTATGGGAATTTACCAACTGCTAGTGGAACCGGAGCTTTGGTTGGAGGGAATGCTTTAAATTTTATCGATCCTAATAATATTGAAACTATTAACTTCTTAAAAGATGCAGATGCAACGGCAATCTATGGATCTAAAGGTTCTAATGGGGTTATTGTTATTACTACGAAAAAAGGTCGACTTGGTACGCAACAAATTTCTTTTTCCTCCAGAAACGGAGTGTCTTTTAGAGGAAAGAGTCCTGATCTTTTAAATACACAGGATTATCTTAATTTAAGAAGAGAGGCTATAGAAAATACAGGACAAAGTGTTGGATTTGGTGATTGGGACTTAAATGGAACCTGGAATACAGATAATGAAACCGATTGGACAGATTATTTTCTGGATGGGGCTGCTTTTACCAGTGTGAATAATTTAAGTTACTCTGGCGGTACAGATCGTATTTCTTATTTAGTTAGGGCTAATTATAACAGTCAGGAAAATATACAAAACGCGAATGGTAATAATCAAACCGGGGGAATTCATTTTAACCTAAATGTAAATAGTGAGAATCGTAAATTTAATCTAGGCTTAACAGGTACTTATAATACCACTAAAAACACAGTTGTACCATTTAATAATAGTTATTTATTATATGCACCCAATGCGCCCGAATTATATAATGAAGACGGAACCTTAAACTGGACAACTTACGATGATGCAAATGTTGCTCGAAACCCCGCTTCGATTTATGAATTAATTCATGAGAATAAAACAGATAATTTAATCTCGAATATCGATTTAAAATATATTCCGGTTAAAGGCCTCGAAATTAATACTATGGTAGGAATTAATATTTTATCTTCTAATGAAATTTATGTAAAGCCAGACACCTATTATAGTCCTAATAGTTGGGAGGTAAACTCCAGCGAGTTAAGTGTTTCTAAGCTAAGAACTTTAACTGTGGAACCAAATATTAGTTATAATACCAGTTTAGGAGACTTCGGGGAAATTACGGCCAAAGTGGGAGCAACTATCATTGATGGACTGCGTGAAAAAAATGATGTATTAGGTACAGATTTATTAAATAAAGAAGTTGCCAGAAATCCAACAATGGCAAATGCAGATAACATAACGACCAATTACACTAGTTTAACAGAGAGATATATAGGTGGCTTTGGTATTTTAAATTATAATTTGGGTAATAAATACCTAGTTAATTTTAATATAAGAAGGGATGGCTCCACTAAATTTGGATCAGGCAATCGTTTTGGAACATTCTGGTCGTTAGGAGCAGGTTGGATAATAAGCGAAGAAAACTGGTTTAAAGATTCCTTTGATTTTGTAAGTTTTGCAAAATTAAGAGGAAGTTATGGTACCAGTGGAATCGATGGAATCAATAACTATCAATATAAAACCACATATTTCTCAAGCTTTTCGTATAATAGCAATAGAGGGTTTTTGGCAAGTGGACCTGCAGATCCATATTTGCATTGGGAGGAAACAAGAAAAGCCGAATTAGCTGTAAACTTAGAATTTTTAGAAGGTCGAATTTCCGTAACTGAAAGTTATTACGATAATAAATCTTCAGATCAATTGGTTAGATTTCCTTTATCTATTGTTACCGGTGTTAATTTTTTAACAAAAAACACACCCGCTGAGGTAAGGAATTGGGGACACGAAATTACTTTGAATACACAAAACATTGTTTCGGAAAACTTTAAATGGTCTACCAGTTTTAATATTAGTTTACCAAAAAATAAATTAGTCTCGTACCCCAAGGATATGACTCTAACCGATCCCAATCTTAAAATTGGGAAGTCTGTTAATGGTAAAAGATTGTATAATTATCAAGGGGTAAATCCAGAAACCGGAAATTATAATTTTTGGAAAGATCTAAATGGTGATGGTGTTATTACAGATGATGAAGTTGGCGAATGGGAATCGGGCACTGTTTTAGACTATAATCAGGATCGTACTGAGTTTTTAGATTTAAACCCTAAATTTTTTGGAGGCTTTCAAAATAATTTCAGTTATAAAAATTTTAATCTAAGCGTGTTATTTTCGTTTACCAAAAGAAAGGCTCTTAATTTTATTGGTTCTCAAACCGATCAACCTGGGACATTTAATACCAATATTGCTAAAGATATTTATGATGCTCGTTGGCAACAACCGGGAGACATTACTGATGTAGCTAAGCCAAGAGCAGGATATATGGGGTATACTAATTTTGCTAACTTTAAAAATAGTACCGGTGCATATTCTGATGCTACTTACGCACGATTACAAAATGTGAACTTAAGCTATAACTTTCCTTCAGAATTTACTGATAAGATAAATTTTAAAAATATCAGCGTTTACTTACAAGGTCAAAATTTATTGACTATTTCAAATTATGATGGGTACGATCCAGAGACGCTTGCTGCAGGCACAGCGCCTTTAAGAACAATAGTGTTCGGACTTAATTTTACTTTATAA
- a CDS encoding FecR family protein, whose translation MKELEYLIERYIDGKITSKELEELNRLLEHAGNKDHFKKMAGLSYELNLERTRRSSNKDAVLKNIKQATTPVKSINFRSYLSIAAVLIVALCATLFFFFQKKAVSEEEQYVTIEMEDGAKEVLKNTDFQIKTEADEIIVQQKGDTIKYSALANTIAISQNTLKVPKGKKMVVELADGSIVHLNSNSKLYYPTGFKSNQDREVRLEGEAYFDVFHDESRPFIVHGEQLDVEVLGTSFNFSSYNNNSYAFAVLIEGKVAVERQREATVYLEPGMMASYSKKSKTLKTSEVDTDVYTAWMDGRLVFEERSFEDIANTLERKFDIQVKFEDEKLKHERFTAKFENESIEKILGSFKQSYDFEYVINDTNVIIR comes from the coding sequence ATGAAAGAATTAGAATATTTAATTGAAAGATATATCGATGGCAAAATTACCTCTAAAGAATTGGAGGAATTAAACCGTCTACTAGAACACGCTGGTAATAAGGACCATTTTAAAAAAATGGCAGGATTGAGTTATGAGCTAAATTTGGAGCGTACACGTAGAAGCAGTAATAAAGATGCTGTACTGAAAAACATCAAACAAGCTACAACTCCTGTTAAATCGATAAATTTTAGAAGCTACTTAAGTATTGCAGCGGTACTGATTGTGGCTCTGTGCGCCACTTTGTTTTTCTTTTTTCAGAAGAAGGCTGTTAGTGAAGAAGAGCAATATGTGACTATAGAAATGGAAGATGGCGCTAAAGAAGTGCTGAAAAATACAGATTTTCAGATAAAAACTGAAGCTGACGAAATTATAGTTCAGCAAAAAGGAGATACTATAAAATATTCAGCGCTAGCGAATACTATCGCTATTAGTCAAAACACCTTGAAGGTTCCTAAAGGAAAGAAAATGGTAGTTGAACTTGCAGATGGAAGTATTGTTCATTTAAATTCCAATAGTAAGTTATATTATCCAACTGGTTTTAAATCTAATCAAGATAGAGAAGTGCGATTAGAAGGCGAAGCATATTTTGACGTTTTTCATGATGAAAGTAGACCATTTATTGTGCATGGAGAGCAATTAGATGTAGAAGTGCTGGGGACAAGTTTTAATTTCAGCTCTTACAACAATAATTCTTACGCTTTTGCTGTGTTGATCGAAGGTAAAGTTGCAGTAGAAAGACAAAGAGAAGCTACGGTTTATTTAGAACCTGGAATGATGGCGAGCTATTCCAAAAAATCAAAAACACTTAAAACCTCTGAAGTTGATACTGATGTTTACACGGCATGGATGGACGGAAGATTGGTTTTTGAAGAACGCTCTTTTGAAGATATAGCAAATACTTTAGAGCGCAAATTTGATATACAAGTAAAATTTGAAGATGAAAAATTAAAGCATGAACGCTTTACGGCAAAATTTGAAAATGAAAGTATCGAAAAGATTTTGGGATCATTTAAACAAAGCTACGATTTTGAGTATGTTATAAATGATACCAATGTGATTATACGTTAA
- a CDS encoding RNA polymerase sigma factor has translation MKTFPEIENKVSTSQHSLNGELLISLKKGDENTFGYIFDAFYEKLLAFTIGYTKDKAVAEDIVQQSFIKLWEKRKNLAEDTVIDAYLFTLCRNNFIDRYRKERNTILLTDELYLESVLESENESDEKTAYKMQLLHKAITKLPEKCKEVFLLKQNENLRNKEIAAYLKISEKTVEDHISRAMRLLRRELLVFLIFMFL, from the coding sequence TTGAAGACATTCCCGGAAATCGAAAATAAAGTGTCTACCTCTCAACATTCTTTAAATGGAGAACTTCTTATTTCGCTAAAAAAAGGCGACGAGAATACTTTTGGGTATATTTTTGACGCATTTTATGAAAAACTCTTAGCCTTTACAATTGGATACACCAAAGACAAAGCCGTCGCTGAAGATATTGTACAACAAAGTTTTATAAAGTTGTGGGAAAAAAGAAAGAATTTGGCTGAAGATACCGTAATCGACGCTTACTTGTTTACCCTTTGTAGAAATAACTTTATAGACAGATATAGAAAAGAACGAAATACGATTTTACTTACCGATGAATTATATCTTGAAAGCGTTTTAGAATCTGAAAATGAATCAGATGAAAAAACAGCTTATAAAATGCAACTTCTACATAAAGCCATTACTAAATTGCCCGAAAAATGTAAAGAAGTGTTTTTATTGAAGCAGAATGAAAATCTTAGAAATAAAGAAATCGCAGCTTATTTAAAAATTTCTGAAAAAACCGTGGAAGACCATATTTCCAGAGCAATGCGGCTTCTTAGAAGAGAACTTCTTGTTTTTCTAATCTTTATGTTTCTTTAA
- a CDS encoding App1 family protein codes for MFKRVKKLLGRYKNLDQVLVVPYRSYGTYSRLFVKGRVLDNAPLKIHEDQNTWKTFVNTYKQFDSFEIPDAKIELELPGKIKLETTTDDEGYFLFNQTLENNISELSNDEGWVDYHLYYREELEPKTELLGDPFEGQFLIPAADAEYGIISDIDDTILHTGVTSFLKWRLLKNSLLTNAYKRMPLKGAPDLYKLLHKGKAEGNRNPMFYLSNSPWNMYEYLKLFLDYNGFPKGPILLRDIRTPFDTTIKPEKPHKQREIFNILNTYPDLKFILIGDSGEHDATIYTEIAAQHSDRILAIYLRSVSSKKSMNRVKSIIDNFDSTPVLMVNTSADALAHARHNGYIN; via the coding sequence ATGTTTAAAAGAGTAAAAAAATTATTAGGTAGATATAAGAATTTGGATCAGGTACTAGTTGTTCCTTATAGAAGTTATGGCACGTATTCCAGACTTTTTGTAAAAGGCCGTGTGTTAGATAATGCGCCTTTAAAGATCCATGAAGATCAAAATACCTGGAAAACATTCGTAAATACATACAAGCAATTTGATAGTTTTGAAATTCCCGATGCTAAGATCGAACTTGAACTTCCCGGTAAAATCAAATTGGAGACCACAACTGATGATGAAGGGTATTTTCTTTTCAATCAAACTTTAGAGAACAATATTTCTGAATTATCGAATGATGAAGGTTGGGTAGATTACCACTTGTATTATCGTGAAGAATTAGAGCCAAAAACCGAACTTTTAGGAGATCCTTTTGAGGGGCAATTTTTAATACCCGCTGCAGATGCCGAATATGGTATTATTAGTGACATAGATGATACTATTTTGCATACAGGAGTTACATCTTTCCTAAAATGGCGTTTGCTGAAAAATTCTTTGCTAACCAATGCTTATAAACGCATGCCTTTAAAAGGCGCACCAGATTTATACAAACTGTTACATAAAGGAAAAGCTGAGGGTAATCGTAATCCTATGTTTTATCTAAGCAACAGCCCGTGGAATATGTACGAATATCTAAAGTTGTTTCTTGATTATAATGGATTTCCCAAAGGACCAATTTTACTGCGTGATATAAGAACACCTTTTGATACGACTATAAAGCCTGAAAAGCCTCACAAACAGCGCGAGATTTTTAATATTCTAAATACTTATCCAGATTTGAAGTTTATTTTAATTGGCGATAGTGGCGAGCATGATGCTACGATTTATACTGAAATTGCTGCGCAACATTCTGATCGTATATTAGCTATTTACTTAAGAAGTGTATCTAGTAAAAAAAGTATGAATCGTGTAAAAAGTATTATCGATAATTTTGATTCTACGCCTGTGCTTATGGTAAACACCTCTGCCGATGCTTTGGCACATGCGCGTCATAATGGATATATTAACTAA
- the ligD gene encoding DNA ligase D — translation MSLDEYKKKRNFENTPEPEDGETSDNLNRFVIQRHQATRLHYDLRLEIGGTLKSWAVPKGPSMNPMDKRLAVHTEDHPIKYLKFQGEIPKGNYGAGQMDIWDAGTFSSKLDSKSVLEQYEDGDLKITLSGGKLKGDFALVHTKQGKENHWLLIKKKDQFSTDLIYDAEVYAEKTSEEKASKAKPKVRTLKPEDTVKPMLATTAKEIFNHPDWIYELKWDGYRLIAHVDDGDVRIYSRNGINYGSKFPLLVKDLKQLDHQVILDGEVVIVDKNGIPNFQALQNYDQNTPGTLRFYVFDMLFLNGHSMLELPLKDRKSLIPEILEDLDYTFYCDHIEGMGTAFYKKAVDNGTEGVIAKKADSTYAPGYRTESWLKIKAVESEEAIICGYTNSKGAVFGSLILGMYQDGKLKYVGNCGSGFSNAQQKELLQKMDKLASKESPFISKINLKGRTPNWIKPQLICEVKFSEWTKAGSMRHPVFKGLREDKSTIEIKPEEKTEAPEPEKVNGTSGNLDIGGISVPFTNLNKIYWPKDNITKYDLIEYYLQVSEVMLPYLKNRPQNLHRHPNGIQQKGFYQKDNESLPDWIKTTNIYSDSSEKNIEYMLCQNEATLLYMANLGCIEINPWHSKVGNLDTPNYGVIDLDPSAKNTFEDVIETAKVVKEVLDSAKIDGYCKTSGSKGVHIYVPFGKNYSYEEGRDFIKLICYLVQERLPELTSMERAVKARKDKIYLDYLQNRRGQTIAAPYSVRPKAGATVSTPVSWDELKSGLKISDFTIFNVPERISEVGDLFEGILKSSIDMEKALANLSE, via the coding sequence TTGAGTCTAGACGAGTACAAAAAGAAACGAAATTTTGAAAATACTCCCGAACCTGAAGACGGTGAAACTAGTGATAATCTAAATCGTTTTGTAATACAGCGACACCAGGCAACACGTTTGCATTACGATTTAAGATTAGAAATTGGTGGCACGCTAAAAAGTTGGGCCGTTCCCAAAGGCCCGTCTATGAATCCGATGGATAAAAGATTAGCCGTGCATACCGAAGATCATCCAATCAAATATCTAAAATTTCAAGGGGAAATTCCAAAAGGAAATTACGGGGCCGGCCAAATGGATATTTGGGACGCTGGGACATTTTCTAGTAAGCTTGATTCTAAATCGGTTTTAGAACAATATGAAGATGGGGATTTAAAAATCACACTTTCAGGCGGGAAATTAAAAGGTGATTTCGCTTTGGTGCATACCAAACAAGGTAAAGAAAATCACTGGTTATTGATTAAAAAGAAAGATCAATTTTCAACCGATTTGATTTATGATGCTGAAGTTTATGCTGAAAAAACTTCCGAAGAAAAAGCAAGTAAAGCAAAGCCGAAGGTAAGAACACTAAAGCCTGAAGATACCGTAAAACCAATGTTGGCCACTACAGCCAAAGAAATTTTTAATCATCCCGATTGGATTTACGAATTAAAATGGGACGGTTATCGATTAATAGCCCACGTCGATGATGGCGATGTAAGGATTTATTCCCGAAACGGAATTAACTACGGTTCTAAGTTTCCATTATTAGTTAAGGATTTAAAACAATTAGACCATCAGGTGATTTTAGATGGAGAAGTTGTAATTGTAGATAAAAATGGGATTCCGAATTTTCAGGCGTTGCAAAATTACGATCAAAACACTCCGGGTACATTGAGATTCTATGTTTTTGATATGCTTTTTCTTAATGGTCACAGCATGTTGGAACTTCCGCTTAAAGATAGAAAAAGTCTAATTCCGGAGATTTTAGAAGATTTAGATTATACGTTTTACTGTGATCATATAGAAGGTATGGGAACAGCGTTCTACAAAAAAGCGGTCGATAACGGTACGGAAGGCGTAATAGCTAAAAAAGCAGATTCTACTTATGCTCCCGGCTATAGAACCGAAAGTTGGCTGAAAATTAAAGCTGTTGAAAGTGAGGAAGCCATAATTTGTGGATATACCAACTCTAAAGGCGCTGTTTTTGGATCATTGATTTTAGGAATGTATCAGGATGGAAAGTTAAAGTATGTGGGAAACTGCGGAAGCGGATTTTCTAATGCACAGCAAAAAGAATTACTTCAGAAAATGGATAAACTGGCTTCGAAAGAGTCGCCATTTATATCTAAAATTAATTTGAAAGGAAGAACACCAAATTGGATAAAACCCCAACTAATTTGTGAAGTAAAATTTTCTGAATGGACCAAAGCAGGCTCTATGCGCCATCCTGTTTTTAAAGGACTTCGCGAAGATAAATCAACTATAGAAATTAAGCCTGAGGAAAAAACCGAAGCCCCGGAGCCAGAAAAAGTGAATGGAACTTCAGGAAATTTGGATATTGGTGGGATTTCAGTTCCTTTTACGAATCTTAATAAAATCTATTGGCCAAAAGACAATATCACCAAATATGATCTTATAGAATATTACTTGCAGGTTTCAGAGGTTATGCTTCCATATTTAAAAAATCGCCCACAAAATTTACATCGACATCCAAACGGAATTCAGCAAAAAGGTTTTTATCAAAAAGACAACGAAAGTTTACCAGATTGGATAAAAACAACAAATATTTATTCTGATTCTTCGGAAAAAAATATAGAATACATGCTTTGTCAAAATGAAGCTACCTTACTTTATATGGCGAATTTGGGATGCATAGAAATTAATCCTTGGCATTCTAAAGTAGGAAATTTAGATACGCCTAATTATGGTGTGATAGATTTGGATCCTTCAGCTAAAAATACTTTTGAAGATGTTATTGAAACTGCTAAAGTTGTGAAAGAAGTTTTAGATTCAGCTAAAATAGATGGATATTGCAAAACTTCAGGATCAAAAGGCGTGCATATTTACGTTCCTTTTGGAAAGAATTATTCTTACGAAGAGGGTAGGGATTTTATAAAATTAATATGTTATCTGGTTCAGGAAAGATTGCCCGAGCTAACAAGTATGGAACGCGCAGTGAAGGCGAGAAAGGATAAAATTTATCTCGATTATTTACAAAATCGCAGAGGGCAAACTATTGCGGCTCCTTATTCGGTAAGACCAAAGGCAGGAGCAACAGTATCGACACCAGTAAGTTGGGATGAATTAAAAAGCGGACTTAAAATTTCAGATTTCACTATTTTTAATGTTCCCGAAAGAATTTCAGAAGTAGGCGATCTGTTTGAGGGCATTCTCAAATCTAGTATAGACATGGAGAAGGCCTTAGCGAATTTGAGTGAATAA
- the ku gene encoding non-homologous end joining protein Ku, translated as MRSIWNGSISFGLVSIPIKLYSGSEDRKLDLDMLDRRDNNRIRYKRVNEDTGKEVEWKDIVKGYKKDDGYVVLEKEDFENANMKKSKTIDIEEFIEEKEVADVLFKKPYFLEPQKEGGKSYNLLRDALKKTKKLGVATFVMRQKEHLSLVGVYNDALVLHVIRFADEIRDPSDLKLPKTKVQKKEVDMAISLIDQYTTDFSFDKFKDVYNEQLMKIIKSKSSGKTTKPEEFDSKPTPAKDLMAQLKASLDKKKKNKAS; from the coding sequence ATGAGATCGATATGGAATGGTTCAATTAGCTTTGGACTGGTGTCAATACCAATTAAATTATATTCAGGTTCAGAAGATCGAAAGTTAGATCTTGATATGCTGGATCGTCGTGATAATAATAGAATACGATATAAACGCGTCAACGAAGATACCGGTAAAGAAGTAGAATGGAAGGATATCGTTAAAGGCTACAAAAAGGACGATGGTTACGTGGTACTCGAAAAAGAAGACTTCGAAAATGCCAATATGAAGAAAAGTAAAACCATAGATATCGAGGAGTTTATCGAAGAAAAAGAGGTAGCCGATGTACTTTTTAAAAAGCCTTATTTCTTAGAGCCGCAAAAAGAGGGCGGCAAATCTTACAATCTTTTAAGGGATGCTTTAAAGAAAACCAAAAAGCTAGGTGTTGCTACTTTTGTAATGCGTCAAAAAGAACATTTAAGCTTGGTAGGCGTGTATAATGATGCATTGGTGCTTCATGTAATTCGTTTTGCAGACGAAATTCGTGATCCTTCAGATTTAAAATTGCCTAAAACTAAAGTTCAGAAGAAAGAGGTAGATATGGCAATTTCTTTAATCGATCAATATACCACAGATTTCAGTTTCGATAAATTTAAAGATGTTTATAATGAACAATTGATGAAGATTATCAAATCTAAATCTTCAGGAAAAACCACTAAGCCAGAAGAGTTTGACAGCAAACCAACGCCTGCAAAAGATCTTATGGCACAATTAAAAGCTAGTTTAGATAAAAAGAAAAAGAATAAAGCTTCCTGA